One Vigna unguiculata cultivar IT97K-499-35 chromosome 7, ASM411807v1, whole genome shotgun sequence genomic region harbors:
- the LOC114191124 gene encoding ras-related protein RABA5a, with translation MALPSEEEKTEDYLFKIVLIGDSAVGKSNLLARFARDEFYPNSKSTIGVEFQTQKLDINGKEVKAQIWDTAGQERFRAVTSAYYRGAVGALLVYDISRRQTFDSIGRWLNELHTHSDMNVQTILVGNKSDLKDAREVATAEGKALAEAQGLFFMETSALDSSNVAAAFETVVKEIYNILSRKVMMSQELNKSVSHIENGKTVVLQGEGEKEEGAAAAAADAEAAKGCC, from the exons ATGGCTTTACCTAGTGAAGAAGAGAAGACTGAGGACTACCTTTTCAAGATTGTTTTAATTGGTGATTCAGCTGTCGGGAAATCAAATTTACTTGCACGATTTGCCAGGGATGAGTTTTATCCTAATTCGAAGTCAACTATAGGAGTAGAGTTTCAAACTCAAAAGTTGGATATTAATGGAAAGGAAGTTAAAGCACAGATATGGGACACTGCTGGGCAGGAGAGGTTCAGAGCTGTTACATCTGCATATTATAGGGGTGCAGTTGGAGCTCTTCTGGTGTATGACATCAGCCGGCGCCAAACATTTGATAGCATAGGCCGATGGCTTAATGAACTCCACA CTCACTCAGACATGAACGTTCAGACAATACTTGTTGGGAACAAGTCAGATCTTAAAGATGCAAGGGAAGTGGCTACAGCTGAAGGGAAGGCCTTGGCTGAGGCACAGGGTTTGTTCTTCATGGAGACATCAGCTCTGGATTCATCAAATGTAGCAGCTGCTTTTGAAACCGTTGTAAAGGAGATCTACAACATCTTAAGTCGCAAGGTTATGATGTCTCAAGAGCTCAACAAATCTGTTTCCCATATTGAAAATGGAAAGACTGTTGTTCTACAAGGAGAAGGCGAAAAAGAAGAAGGAGCAGCAGCAGCAGCGGCAGATGCTGAGGCAGCAAAAGGTTGTTGTTGA
- the LOC114191123 gene encoding type II inositol polyphosphate 5-phosphatase 15-like codes for MDSSSTLRQNDVDSFDRETSSGYLHSSSSDDDASPSNSIQSTNRRLDYMLQFLDRKLSAEHRRASGSRAASLPEFVAKGGGAGIFRLPARGAVHPARPPSLELRPHPLRETQIGRFLRSIVSTESQLWAASECGVRFWNFKDLYASWCGVGEEGEAARRGDEESAPFQESVWCSPTLCLVADEGNRLVWSGHRDGKIRCWEMDDENLEDNNNCCDWSNRFKENLSWQAHRGPVLSLTFTSYGDLWSGSEGGGIKIWPWEAVEKSIHLTKEERHSAVIFVERSYIDLRSQLSTNGFSNMLTSDVKYLVSDNSRAKVWSAGYFSFALWDARTRELLKVFNSDGQIENRLDLSSIQDFSVELVSRKDKTQSSMGFFQRSRNAIMGAADAVRRVAAKGGFGDDNRRTEALVMTIDGMIWTGCTSGLLVQWDGNGNRIQDFLYHSSAVQCFSTFGMQIWVGYVSGTIQVLDLKGNLIGGWVAHGSPIVKMTVGAGYIFALANHGGVRGWNITSPGPVDSILRSELGGKEFLYTKIENIKILSGTWNVGQGKASQDSLSSWLGSVASDVSLVVVGLQEVEMGAGFLAMSAAKETVGLEGSSVGQWWLDMIDKTLDEGSTFERIGSRQLAGLVIAVWVKTSIRFHVGDVEVAAVPCGFGRAIGNKGAVGLRIRVYDRIMCFVNCHFAAHLDAVGRRNADFDHVYRTMSFSRPTNVLNNTAAGTSSSVPMFRGANSTEGMPELSEADMVVFLGDFNYRLDDISYDEARDFVSQRCFDWLRERDQLRAEMEAGNVFQGMREAIITFPPTYKFERHQAGLAGYDSGEKKRIPAWCDRILYRDSCTSLVAECSLECPVVTSVLQYEACMDVTDSDHKPVRCIFSTDIARVDESIRRQEFGEILQSNEKIKFLLKELCKIPETIISTNNIILQNQDTLILRITNKCGEGNALFEIICEGQSTVTEDQKATDHQLRGSFGFPRWLEVIPATGIIKPDHIVEVSVHHEEFQTLEEFVDGVVQNSWCEDSRDKEAILVVKVYGNYTIQPRKHRVRVHHCYSSKKKPMIGSQPDGSRNIQGTVLRRSDFQPFSSSYDVVDQLQKLHGP; via the exons ATGGATTCATCATCAACGCTACGCCAAAACGACGTCGATTCCTTCGACCGTGAAACTTCATCAGGATATTTGCACTCTTCATCTTCCGATGACGACGCGTCGCCTTCTAACTCCATCCAATCCACCAACCGTCGACTCGACTACATGCTTCAGTTTCTTGACCGCAAGCTATCGGCTGAACACCGACGCGCCTCCGGCTCACGCGCCGCGTCGTTGCCGGAGTTCGTTGCGAAGGGAGGTGGCGCCGGCATATTCCGCCTCCCTGCGCGCGGGGCGGTGCATCCGGCGCGGCCGCCGAGCCTCGAATTGCGGCCGCACCCGCTGCGGGAGACGCAGATTGGGCGGTTCCTGAGGAGCATTGTTTCCACTGAGTCGCAGCTGTGGGCGGCTTCCGAGTGCGGCGTGAGGTTTTGGAACTTTAAAGATCTGTACGCGTCGTGGTGCGGCGttggagaagaaggagaagctGCGAGGAGAGGCGACGAGGAGAGTGCGCCGTTTCAGGAATCGGTGTGGTGTTCGCCGACGCTGTGTTTGGTTGCGGATGAGGGGAACAGATTGGTGTGGAGTGGACACAGGGATGGGAAAATTAGGTGCTGGGAGATGGATGATGAGAATTTGGAGGATAACAATAACTGCTGCGATTGGAGCAATAGGTTTAAGGAAAATTTGTCTTGGCAGGCTCACCGTGGCCCTGTTCTTTCCCTCACCTTCACCTCTTATG GGGATCTGTGGTCGGGTTCAGAAGGAGGAGGTATAAAAATATGGCCTTGGGAGGCTGTTGAAAAATCTATTCATCTAACAAAGGAGGAAAGGCACAGCGCTGTTATATTTGTAGAGAGGTCCTATATTGACTTAAGGAGCCAACTATCTACAAATGGCTTCAGTAACATGCTGACTTCAGATGTAAAGTACTTAGTATCTGATAATTCGAGAGCAAAGGTGTGGAGTGCTGGTTATTTTTCATTTGCTTTGTG GGATGCTCGCACAAGGGAGCTACTGAAAGTTTTCAATTCAGATGGACAAATTGAAAATCGGTTGGATTTGTCCTCGATTCAAGATTTTTCAGTGGAGCTTGTTTCAAGGAAAGACAAAACACAAAGTTCCATGGGGTTCTTTCAGCGTTCACGTAATGCCATAATGGGGGCAGCTGATGCTGTTCGTCGAGTTGCAGCAAAGGGAGGCTTTGGGGATGATAATAGAAGAACTGAAGCATTAGTGATGACAATAGATGGAATGATTTGGACAGGGTGTACAAGTGGCTTACTGGTGCAATGGGATGGAAATGGCAATCGCATTCAAGATTTTCTTTACCATTCATCTGCCGTTCAGTGTTTTTCTACCTTTGGCATGCAAATTTGGGTAGGTTATGTGTCTGGAACTATCCAGGTATTGGACCTCAAGGGTAATCTGATTGGGGGATGGGTGGCTCATGGCAGTCCAATTGTAAAAATGACAGTTGGTGCTGGTTATATATTTGCATTGGCTAACCATGGTGGTGTACGAGGATGGAACATCACCTCCCCTGGGCCTGTTGATAGTATATTGCGTTCAGAATTAGGTGGCAAAGAATTTTTATAcactaaaatagaaaatataaaaatactgAGTGGCACTTGGAATGTTGGACAAGGAAAAGCATCTCAAGATTCCCTTTCTTCATGGCTGGGTTCTGTGGCCTCAGATGTTAGTCTTGTTGTTGTTGGGTTGCAAGAGGTTGAAATGGGTGCTGGATTTCTTGCAATGTCTGCTGCTAAAGAAACT GTAGGATTGGAGGGAAGTTCTGTTGGGCAGTGGTGGCTGGACATGATAGACAAAACATTAGATGAAGGTTCAACATTTGAACGTATTGGATCCAGACAACTTGCAGGCTTGGTCATTGCTGTGTG GGTTAAAACCAGCATTAGATTTCATGTTGGGGATGTTGAAGTGGCAGCAGTTCCATGTGGATTCGGACGTGCTATTGGCAATAAG GGAGCTGTTGGTTTGAGGATCAGAGTGTATGATCGGATAATGTGCTTTGTTAATTGTCACTTCGCAGCACATTTAGATGCAGTTGGTCGTCGTAATGCAGATTTTGATCATGTATACCGAACAATGTCCTTCAGTCGACCAACAAACGTCTTAAATAATACAGCTG CTGGCACGTCATCTTCTGTTCCAATGTTTCGCGGTGCAAAT TCCACAGAAGGGATGCCCGAGTTATCTGAGGCAGACATGGTTGTATTTCTTGGAGATTTTAATTATAGACTTGATGACATTTCATATGATGAAGCGAGAGATTTTGTTTCTCAAAGATGTTTTGACTGGCTTAGAGAAAGGGATCAACTTCGAGCTGAAATGGAAGCTGGGAATGTCTTCCAAGGAATGCGTGAAGCAATTATAACATTTCCTCCTACATACAAGTTTGAACGGCACCAAGCTGGCTTGGCAG GGTATGATTCTGGTGAAAAGAAACGAATCCCTGCCTGGTGTGACAGAATTTTGTATCGTGACAGCTGCACATCTTTGGTGGCTGAATGCAGTTTAGAGTGCCCCGTTGTCACCTCAGTATTACA GTATGAAGCTTGCATGGATGTCACCGATAGTGACCACAAGCCTGTCCGCTGCATATTTTCTACTGATATTGCTCGAGTGGATGAATCCATCCGCAGACAGGAGTTTGGAGAGATTCTTCAAtcaaatgagaaaattaaatttcttcTTAAAGAATTATGCAAGATTCCTGAAACTATCATTAGTACAAACAACATAATTCTTCAAAACCAGGACACATTAATTTTACGAATTACAAATAAATGTGGAGAAGGCAATGCTTTGTTTGAAATAATTTGTGAAGGTCAGTCTACTGTTACAGAAGATCAGAAGGCTACTGACCATCAGTTGAGGGGTTCATTTGGTTTCCCAAGGTGGCTTGAG GTGATTCCTGCAACTGGCATAATAAAACCAGATCACATTGTTGAAGTATCAGTGCACCATGAGGAATTTCAGACTCTGGAGGAGTTTGTTGATGGTGTTGTACAAAATTCTTGGTGTGAAGACTCCAGAGACAAAGAAGCTATTTTGGTTGTTAAGGTGTATGGCAATTACACTATCCAGCCAAGAAAACACCGAGTCCGTGTTCACCACTGTTATTCATCCAAGAAAAAACCTATGATTGGCTCTCAACCAGACGGCTCCAGGAATATCCAAGGAACTGTATTGCGCCGATCTGATTTCCAACCATTCAGCAGTTCCTATGATGTGGTTGACCAGCTACAGAAATTGCATGGCCCTTAA